One genomic window of Quercus robur chromosome 6, dhQueRobu3.1, whole genome shotgun sequence includes the following:
- the LOC126732762 gene encoding red chlorophyll catabolite reductase, chloroplastic-like gives MAVRLTLPVIFFSSHFSPSSSRSRSKTFSSSASSSQMELNNEFGVTKFKEFPYLSAPHRNLMVDLVSTVENRLGSQLLPCSLPPDVQYYQNQTGSAHASLHTRSGNKPSHSQIDFILGSWIHCELPTGGALNITSLSAFLNPLTDAPNFLIELIQSSPTSLILILDLPPRKDLVLCPDYLHTFYEETQLDTRKQILEKIPEVKPYISSSLYIRSLVSPTAIMVRIETEASQPGRVEEVIKDHVDPIAKEVLGIWLDQCACGKREVGEAERAILEKRDGLIKIKTIEVDLGSNFPRLFGPEVADRILGAMRDVFTV, from the exons ATGGCTGTGAGACTCACACTGCCTGTGATCTTCTTCAGCAGCCACTTCTCGCCAAGTTCCTCAAGGTCAAGGTCTAAAACCTTCTCCTCCTCAGCATCATCATCTCAGATGGAGTTGAACAACGAATTCGGGGTAACAAAATTCAAGGAGTTCCCATACTTGTCGGCCCCACACAGAAACCTGATGGTTGATCTTGTATCAACGGTGGAGAACCGCCTTGGGTCGCAGCTCCTCCCTTGTAGTCTACCGCCGGATGTACAGTACTACCAGAACCAAACTGGGTCCGCCCATGCTTCACTTCACACCAGATCTGGCAACAAGCCTTCCCACTCTCAG ATTGATTTTATATTAGGTAGCTGGATACACTGCGAGCTACCAACGGGAGGAGCATTGAACATCACAAGCCTTTCAGCCTTTCTGAACCCTTTAACAGATGCACCAAATTTTCTTATTGAACTCATTCAGAGCAGCCCAACATCATTAATCCTTATTCTTGATTTGCCTCCTCGAAAAGACCTTGTCCTCTGTCCAGACTACCTTCACACTTTCTATGAAGAGACCCAGCTGGACACACGTAAGCAGATACTTGAGAAAATTCCTGAGGTTAAACCCTATATCTCTTCATCACTTTACATCCGTTCCTTAGTCTCTCCCACTGCTATTATGGTTCGAATTGAGACAGAGGCAAGTCAGCCAGGACGAGTGGAGGAGGTCATAAAAGATCATGTGGATCCCATTGCAAAGGAAGTGCTGGGAATCTGGTTGGATCAATGTGCTTGTGGGAAGAGAGAAGTGGGAGAGGCAGAGAGAGCTATTTTAGAAAAGAGGGATGGGTTGATTAAGATCAAGACTATTGAGGTTGATCTAGGCTCGAACTTTCCGAGGTTGTTTGGGCCAGAAGTAGCAGACAGAATTTTAGGAGCCATGCGAGATGTTTTCACTGTATGA
- the LOC126732763 gene encoding 17.5 kDa class I heat shock protein-like, producing MSMIPSFLSGQRSNIFDPFSLNVWDPFKDFPTQISKEHSAFVNSTRVDWKETPEAHVLKADLPGLNKEEVKVEVEDDRVVRISGERKIEKEDKNDTWHRVERSSGKFVRSFRLPENVKMDQIKTAMENGVLTVTVPKVEVKKTDVKAIEISG from the coding sequence ATGTCGATGATTCCAAGCTTCTTAAGTGGCCAACGCAGCAATATCTTCGACCCATTCTCTCTAAACGTATGGGACCCATTTAAGGATTTCCCAACCCAAATTTCCAAAGAGCATTCTGCTTTCGTTAACAGTACTCGTGTTGATTGGAAAGAGACCCCAGAAGCTCACGTGTTGAAGGCCGATCTTCCTGGGCTAAACAAGGAGGAAGTGAAAGTCGAGGTCGAAGATGACAGAGTGGTTCGGATTAGTGGAGAGAGGAAGATAGAGAAGGAAGACAAGAATGACACGTGGCATCGTGTCGAGCGGAGCAGTGGCAAGTTCGTGAGGAGTTTCAGGTTGCCGGAGAATGTGAAGATGGATCAGATTAAGACTGCGATGGAGAATGGGGTTCTTACTGTTACTGTTCCTAAGGTGGAGGTGAAGAAAACTGATGTTAAGGCCATTGAAATCTCTGGTTGA